A genomic region of Papaver somniferum cultivar HN1 chromosome 7, ASM357369v1, whole genome shotgun sequence contains the following coding sequences:
- the LOC113297701 gene encoding U-box domain-containing protein 44-like, with protein sequence MTSDVIHSLAFIPASESLFQLIKLIIATVQAAKDVVIAKESFARLSSYLGRIVLVLEELAMKNIDTSQSLSTAIEIIEREIKDAKQLVQDCSKRNRVYLLVNCRRIIKRLEHTTRELSRALSLIPLASLDLSVSVSEEISELCETMMRMEFKAAIEQEEIMERIESGIQERNVDRSYANKLLALIAEAVGIQPDRTTLKRELDGFKTEIEEAQLRKDQAEAIQMDQIIALLGRADAASSPREKETLYMSKRNSLGTQLLEPLQSFYCPITKDVMIDPVETSSGQTFERAAIEKWLEDGNSLCPLTITPLNPNILRPNKTLQQSIQEWKDRNTMIRIGSMKCKILSDDDQEVLQTLGELQDICEERTSHLEWVVLENYIPLLIKRLGGKNNQIRNRILAILCILAKEEGDVKERILDVDSSMEFIVRSLARRRESKLAVALLLELSKNDRVRDHIGKTQGCILLLVTISSSDDNQAAKDSRELLENLSALDQNIIEMAKSNYFKPLLHRLSSGPENVKKLMARTLAEMELSDNGKSTLVEEGVLPPLYCLVSDADLEMKEVAVKALQHLSSVPRNGLQMIREGSARLLLDHLYRHSSSPRLREQVGATIMNLAKSTEADQSGLTRLSFLESDEDIFRLFSLINLTGPTVQRSILQTFHSMCEPPNATDIRSKLRQCSAIQVLVQLCELDNIRPEAVKLFCCLTQDGDEGMVSEHVDQRCIQTLLRIITTSDDEEELTAIMGIISNLPRNPSHITEWLIEEGAIPIIFRFLTDGTFNSNQIKENSVGAIRRFSVSSNQDWQMKTAEIGIIPVLVQLLQSGTSLMKQHSAYSLAQFSESSIRLSRPIERRGGFFCCSPPAEAGCPVHLGVCSVESSFCLVEADAVEPLARILGETDFEACEAALGALLTLIDGERVQSGSKVLTERNAIIPIIRLLSSPSVILQEKALLALERLFRLVEFKQKYGASAQMPLVDITQRGNSASKSLAARILAHLNVLDEQSSYF encoded by the exons ATGACAAGCGACGTAATCCATAGTCTTGCATTTATTCCGGCTTCGGAATCCCTCTTTCAGCTTATAAAGCTCATAATTGCCACTGTACAAGCTGCAAAGGATGTTGTTATTGCAAAAGAGAGCTTTGCTAGACTGTCATCTTATTTGGGAAGGATAGTGCTTGTTTTGGAAGAGTTAGCTATGAAAAATATCGATACTTCCCAGAGTTTGAGTACTGCTATTGAGATTATTGAGCGCGAAATTAAAGACGCAAAACAGCTGGTTCAGGATTGTAGCAAGAGAAACAGGGTTTATCTACTAGTCAATTGTCGTAGAATCATTAAGCGTTTAGAACACACGACAAGGGAGCTTAGCCGAGCACTAAGTCTGATCCCTTTGGCATCGCTTGATCTGTCAGTAAGTGTAAGTGAAGAGATTAGTGAACTATGTGAAACTATGATGAGAATGGAATTCAAGGCAGCTATAGAGCAAGAAGAAATCATGGAGAGAATCGAATCTGGAATACAAGAGAGGAATGTCGATCGATCTTATGCAAATAAGTTGTTGGCTCTCATTGCGGAAGCCGTTGGAATCCAACCTGACCGAACGACATTAAAAAGGGAATTAGACGGATTTAAGACTGAAATAGAAGAAGCACAGTTGAGGAAGGATCAAGCCGAGGCTATACAAATGGATCAGATCATTGCATTGCTTGGAAGGGCGGATGCTGCTTCATCTCCCAGGGAGAAGGAAACTTTATATATGAGCAAGAGGAATTCTTTAGGTACCCAACTTTTGGAGCCTCTCCAGTCATTTTACTGTCCCATAACAAAAGATGTTATGATAGACCCCGTCGAAACATCGTCAGGGCAGACATTTGAGAGAGCTGCAATAGAGAAGTGGTTGGAAGATGGCAATAGTCTTTGTCCATTAACCATTACCCCGTTGAATCCAAATATACTACGTCCTAACAAAACTCTTCAACAGTCAATTCAAGAATGGAAGGATAGGAACACCATGATCAGAATTGGTTCTATGAAATGCAAAATCCTGTCGGATGATGACCAAGAAGTGCTTCAGACTCTTGGGGAATTGCAAGATATTTGTGAAGAACGAACTTCCCATCTGGAGTGGGTAGTACTAGAGAACTACATACCGCTACTTATTAAACGTCTCGGCGGGAAAAATAATCAGATAAGAAACAGAATTTTGGCCATTCTTTGCATTTTGGCCAAGGAAGAAGGCGACGTCAAG GAAAGAATTCTCGACGTGGATTCCTCCATGGAATTCATTGTCCGTTCACTTGCACGTCGTCGGGAAAGTAAGTTGGCAGTGGCATTATTATTGGAATTGTCAAAGAACGATCGAGTGCGCGACCATATTGGAAAGACTCAGGGCTGCATCCTCCTCCTTGTGACCATCTCAAGTAGTGACGACAATCAAGCTGCTAAAGATTCAAGAGAGCTTTTGGAGAATCTCTCAGCCCTCGATCAAAACATTATAGAGATGGCAAAGTCAAATTATTTTAAACCTTTACTGCATCGTCTTTCTTCAG GACCCGAAAATGTCAAAAAACTTATGGCAAGAACTTTAGCAGAGATGGAGTTGAGTGACAATGGTAAATCTACTCTGGTAGAAGAAGGGGTATTACCCCCGTTATATTGCCTAGTGTCTGATGCTGATCTGGAGATGAAAGAAGTTGCTGTGAAAGCTCTGCAACATCTTTCGAGTGTTCCACGGAATGGCTTGCAAATGATTAGAGAGGGATCAGCAAGATTGTTGCTTGACCACCTTTACCGTCACTCATCATCCCCAAGGTTGAGGGAACAAGTGGGAGCTACAATCATGAACCTAGCAAAATCAACCGAAGCAGATCAATCAGGTCTCACACGGTTGTCTTTCTTAGAATCCGATGAAGACATTTTCAGGCTCTTCTCTTTAATTAATCTAACTGGCCCCACTGTGCAAAGAAGCATACTCCAAACTTTTCATTCAATGTGTGAACCTCCCAATGCAACAGATATCAGGTCTAAACTCCGACAG TGTTCAGCTATTCAAGTATTGGTTCAATTGTGTGAGCTCGATAACATTCGCCCCGAAGCAGTGAAACTCTTTTGTTGCTTAACACAAGATGGTGATGAAGGAATGGTCTCAGAACATGTAGATCAGAGGTGCATTCAAACTTTACTCAGAATCATCACAACGTCCGATGATGAGGAAGAGCTTACTGCTATAATGGGTATCATCTCCAATCTTCCCAGAAACCCTAGCCATATCACTGAATGGCTTATAGAAGAGGGGGCTATTCCAATCATTTTCAGATTTCTTACAGATGGAACTTTCAATTCAAACCAAATAAAAGAGAATTCTGTTGGAGCTATACGCCGTTTTAGTGTTTCATCAAACCAGGACTGGCAAATGAAGACAGCTGAAATTGGTATCATCCCGGTATTAGTTCAGTTGTTACAATCAGGGACTTCTTTAATGAAACAACATTCGGCATATTCATTGGCTCAGTTTTCTGAGAGTTCAATTAGGCTAAGCCGGCCAATAGAGAGGCGTGGGGGATTCTTCTGCTGCTCACCACCTGCTGAAGCAGGTTGTCCGGTTCACCTGGGAGTTTGTTCTGTTGAATCATCATTTTGCCTAGTGGAGGCCGACGCTGTGGAACCCCTTGCAAGGATTCTTGGAGAGACAGATTTTGAGGCCTGCGAGGCTGCTTTAGGGGCACTTTTGACGTTGATAGATGGAGAAAGAGTtcaaagtggtagtaaagttctcACTGAAAGAAATGCCATTATACCTATCATAAGGTTATTAAGTTCCCCTTCTGTGATCTTGCAAGAAAAAGCTTTGCTTGCATTAGAAAGATTATTCCGATTGGTTGAGTTCAAGCAGAAGTACGGAGCTTCAGCTCAAATGCCGCTGGTTGATATAACACAGAGAGGAAATAGTGCTTCTAAATCTTTGGCAGCTCGAATACTAGCTCACTTGAATGTACTTGACGAGCAGTCATCATATTTCTGA
- the LOC113297700 gene encoding N6-adenosine-methyltransferase MT-A70-like — MGVRSDGQDDISYIKDLRQQLETRIENQRSNQRDLISSIQTLIPDIVSSIDLSLKVVTTFNGRDYTSAPIPKPNPNPNLKTLPSNLPSHQLSRNPSIESKTTVLQNPSSSKPTPPVVHPSIDDDETDKFSAVVDSSGSPLSIVRAMVAVCLLERVPFTPIDSSAVLRKLENDSSATSAEKSALLELGGETGAILAVEMALRSMADENGGVDLEEFVISGKSRVMVLGIDRTRLVKELPESSQLQQPEELNSTNGSQNQNQPVITSGAEVYGMGGGMPRPQDMWLGGDPSLSGMPPIFPGGPGSMLGPRGGPRGMGLMGMPRMMNNMSPFHRPQMIQNPTMGSPNLTSLKPRTEEEDMKDLEALLNKKSFRELQKSKTGEELLDLIHRPTAKETAVAAKFKSKGGSQVKMYCTALTKEDCRRQAGSYIACEKVHFRRIIAPHTDINLGDCSFLDTCRHMKTCKYVHYELDSSQDVPDMMMGSAQPTKSLRPLRPEYCSDAELGASQWINCDIRNFRMDILGQFGVIMADPPWDIHMELPYGTMADDEMRNLNVPALQTDGLIFLWVTGRAMELGRECLELWGYKRVEEIIWVKTNQLQRIIRTGRTGHWLNHSKEHCLVGIKGDPLVNRNIDTDVIVAEVRETSRKPDEMYPLLERISPRTRKLELFARMHNTHSGWMSLGNQLQGVHLVDEGLRARFKAAYPEVEVQPSSPPRTSAMDVDAEAATPLEPYTSEEKLMSNTDVKMVG, encoded by the exons ATGGGTGTACGATCAGATGGTCAAGATGATATATCTTATATTAAGGATCTAAGACAACAACTTGAAACTCGTATAGAGAATCAACGATCAAACCAAAGAGACCTAATTTCTTCGATACAAACCTTAATTCCTGATATTGTTTCTTCTATTGATCTTTCTCTTAAAGTTGTTACTACTTTTAACGGTCGTGACTATACTTCAGCTCCTATCCCGAAACctaaccctaaccctaatttgaaaactttaCCTTCAAATCTTCCAAGTCATCAACTTTCTAGAAACCCTTCTATTGAATCAAAAACAACAGTTcttcaaaaccctagttcttcaaAACCCACACCACCTGTAGTTCATCCTTCTATTGATGATGATGAGACTGATAAATTCTCAGCTGTTGTCGATTCTAGTGGAAGCCCATTGTCGATCGTCAGAGCAATGGTTGCTGTTTGCTTATTGGAGAGAGTACCTTTTACGCCGATTGATTCGTCGGCTGTTTTGAGAAAACTGGAAAATGATTCTTCTGCTACTTCAGCTGAGAAATCTGCTTTGCTTGAGCTTGGTGGTGAAACTGGTGCTATATTAGCTGTCGAGATGGCTTTGAGATCAATGGCTGATGAAAATGGGGGAGTTGATTTAGAAGAGTTTGTAATTAGTGGGAAATCTAGGGTTATGGTTTTAGGGATTGATCGAACTCGTCTCGTTAAGGAATTGCCGGAAAGCTCTCAACTTCAGCAACCTGAGGAACTCAATTCAACAAATGGgagccaaaatcaaaatcaaccg GTAATTACTAGTGGAGCTGAAGTTTATGGGATGGGAGGAGGGATGCCTAGGCCACAGGATATGTGGCTTGGAGGTGACCCTAGTTTATCAGGTATGCCACCAATTTTCCCTGGAGGCCCAGGGTCTATGTTGGGGCCTAGGGGTGGGCCGAGAGGAATGGGGTTAATGGGAATGCCGAGAATGATGAACAATATGTCACCTTTTCATAGACCACAAATGATTCAAAATCCGACAATGGGTAGTCCAAATTTGACATCTTTAAAGCCAAGAACAGAAGAAGAGGATATGAAGGATCTCGAGGCATTGTTGAATAAGAAGTCTTTCAGGGAATTGCAGAAGTCTAAGACTGGAGAGGAACTTTTAGACCTAATTCATCGCCCAACTGCCAAAGAAACAGCTGTTGCCGCGAAG TTCAAAAGCAAAGGTGGTTCTCAAGTGAAGATGTATTGTACGGCTTTAACCAAAGAAGACTGCCGACGCCAAGCTGGTTCTTATATCGCATGTGAAAAG GTTCATTTTAGGCGCATAATTGCTCCACACACTGACATCAATTTAGGGGACTGCTCTTTTCTGGATACTTGTCGACACAtgaag ACATGCAAGTATGTTCATTATGAGCTCGATTCAAGTCAAGATGTGCCAGACATGATGATGGGGTCAGCACAACCCACTAAAAGTTTAAGGCCCCTACGTCCAGAATATTGTTCAGATGCTGAACTTGGTGCATCACAATGGATTAACTGTGATATACGTAACTTTAGAATGGATATTCTTGGTCAGTTTGGAGTAATCATGGCAGATCCACCCTGGGACATTCATATGGAGTTGCCTTATGGAACTATGGCCGATGACGAAATGCGAAATCTTAATGTTCCTGCATTGCAGACAGATGGTCTTATTTTTCTTTGGGTCACTGGACGTGCCATGGAGCTCGGACGCGAGTG CTTAGAACTGTGGGGATATAAGCGTGTTGAAGAGATCATTTGGGTGAAGACTAATCAACTTCAAAGAATTATCAGAACAGGGAGAACAGGTCATTGGCTCAATCACAGCAAGGAACATTGCCTTGTTGGGATAAAGGGGGATCCACTAGTAAACAGGAACATTGACACTGACGTCATTGTTGCTGAAGTTAGAGAGACGAGCCGTAAACCAGACGAG ATGTACCCTTTGCTGGAAAGGATAAGTCCGAGAACAAGAAAGCTGGAATTGTTCGCTCGAATGCACAACACACATTCAGG GTGGATGTCACTTGGTAATCAATTACAAGGTGTTCATTTAGTTGATGAAGGGTTGCGAGCAAGGTTTAAGGCCGCATACCCAGAAGTTGAAGTACAACCATCATCACCCCCGAGGACTTCTGCAATGGACGTCGACGCAGAGGCGGCGACCCCATTGGAGCCCTATACTTCTGAAGAGAAGCTAATGTCTAACACAGATGTTAAAATGGTTGGCTAG